Below is a window of Xiphophorus maculatus strain JP 163 A chromosome 19, X_maculatus-5.0-male, whole genome shotgun sequence DNA.
ATTTCTTACAAAATCACAGTTTAATaaatagtttgtaaaaatgagTACAAAAGTGGTTTTAACATTTCTTATATGAACGACTCGTTTCAGGTCAAAGGAGTCTTTagttgaaccttttttttttcttcaacatttcttttatttttacaatctaGTTCTGCTGAATTAAGGCCTCTTGATTTTGGCATCAGAACAATCTGCTAGtcgaatgttttttttttttttcttttcttttcttcttctctgaagtTAAGCGTATAGTTATGAGCTCCCCTGGTTTCACAGTTCAGTCAGAAATGCTGAATAAAgcacatttacaaataaataaaatggctcAACATGCAGAATCCTTTTATCCGATGATCCAGACGGACTACACATCTAAAGGGCAGTGTTTGACACTGCGACAAGAACAATGGCACATGAGGCTGCTTCCTCCAAGGGGATTCCGTCAATGGTGGAGAGGCCTTGAATTATAACGGAGAACTTTGGGAAATATTttaccccaaaaaacaaaaacaaaacaggaattCCCCTTAAAGAAGTGTAGCAGTGACAGAGTGCAATCTGTCGTGACATCTTTACTGCATTTTTGCTGAAACCAATGTAGGTTGAGACACTATAAGATCCAGAACATCtgtacttctgtttttttttttagcttaattttGTCCTGAAAAGGGACCCGTAAGGGGACATGGCGAAATGATATTCGAACAGGCTGTAAAACGTGGTTCGCCTCAGCTACCAAGTAAATACAATGAAATTCCAGGTTGTAACGTAACAACCtgcaatttgaaaaaaatattcaagggatataatTACGTTTTTAAGTCACTGTAAATTTTAGAGAACGAATTTAAAGCTTAAGCCAGCAGGTAAGTGATTGCAAATTCTCCAACCAAGCTAGCTGACTGCCGCTAGCCGCTAACTTCGGTGTTAGCATACAGCCGTGTTTTGTGACGCTCTTTTAAAGTGTCCACCAACACTAGTACATTTAGTTTCAGCACTAAATTACTgcatattaaaactttttgttcAATGTGACAGAAGACTATTTaaacacgcacacaaaaaaagactcAGACAATTCAAGAAAACAATGgtaaaaaaaagccatttagCCCCACATTTCCGGATGTTGccaccatttttctttttctaacacCAAGATGTTACAACAGCTTGAGAAACACACCCTGTCTTATTTGTGGTTACGTTTCACACGAGGAATGTTATACTGACCACACTGTGCTAATTCAAATTTTCAGTCAAGTTGTCTTAACCCCTAATTGCATGGAGTTAGTTTTGTGTAGTTATATTGCAAACAAATTGCAGAGCAAAACGGGACATAAATAATACATCTAAAATACAAATGGGGAAGAGGACacacttgagtaaaatttcacatttcaatTGATTTAACTTAATACCAAAGAGCAATACTTGTTCCGGATGCTGATAAGATTAATACATCGTTGCAGTTATAAGTTGTAAGGTCAATGACATGCAGTCCTTGTGAGATTTCTGTTGCAGCTTTTAAAGTGAACGGAAATCAACATAAAGCTACAAGTTGTGCTTCTTATTTagacaaatttttttttttttttagatctgtgATGCAAGATCTCATTACCattgaaaaggagaaaacaacATGTAGAGCCATCTTTTTACACAGTCATAGCCAAGAATCTCTGTAAGTCAAATAGCCGAATATTTGAATGTACATTCTAATGATATgaatatgtttatatttcttaactgcaaaataaagacacaaaaatgacTCCATACATAACATCCAAATTTCTGCAGCGTGTTTTCGGTCCGTTTTATAAGTAAGACAGACGTGTTCCTGTTTTTACAGTTCAATCGTTGACCTTCAAGCTACAGATTAACCTACAGCGAAcgtttttctcacattttatgAAGAGTTTGCGAAGATCGGATGCAACagaattcacattttcacaagGGCTGATTAGATTGTCACAATAACATAAGAAgctgcaaagataaaaaaaaaaaaaaaaaaaaagcttaaagaaacttttaagTGAAGCAGATGATTCGTTGTGTTTTTGGTCAAAGGCTGATGATGCGGAGAGGCTCGAATTCTAGATTTTCTTCTTAGTTTTGGTGTATTTCTTTCCAAAACCGAACATTTCTTATGGTCATTGATGCCAATAAGTCAACCTTAAGCCCTTGAGacatattagaaatattttctaaacagCAAAGGCCCTCATGACGATAAAGCATCTctcatttctgcatttttaccTGGGCCCAGTTATTAAACAggctccttcctcctcctgcacCATCGCGGCTCCCAACAACCCTAACTTATTATTGCTTGCATGTTCATACATACAGTAGGGGAAACTGTTCTAGCCTCCGAATGCAGATGCAAAATTAGCAGTATTTCACAGTTCGACTCCAGTAATGGCCcaaactttcaaaaaaatagcaacaaaacaCGACTGCCTAATGTGTTTCCGTGCCCCACCgggttctgtttgtttttgtttcttttttttctattttaacgAGGACAGACTCCAGCTTGCGGGAAGAGACACGACGTGGACGTTTGCTGGTGTATTCAGGATGTAACAAGTCACAAAATCTTTGGAGTTTCATTCATTAAGCCAGGATGACGGCGCACGcgggatttttatttatttatttatttatgcgtgtgtgtgttccaTCCCGACGCACGAGCCGAtgcttttacacacacacacacacgcactcttCCGAATCCACGCGAACTAATTCAAACGAGAACGCACGCACACCTCACACACTCACTGCATTTCTCAATGCAAAACGCAATTGGCACAAAGTATCAAAATAAATACCCTGGAAGGTTGGCActatgcaaaaaaagaaaaagaaaaaaaaagcttcacaattttgaaagaaatcttATAAAAAACTATTGAATAATCTCAGTCTACTCCATGTTTTATTATCCTCACTATTACTTATATACTATATGCTGATGAAGGTTACACCAGTGTCGTAAACCTCTGAAGGACTTAACTACCACTGAAACAATATAGCTCCTATtcaaatagactttttttttccacaaacataCATCAAAAATGAAGTATCTAACATCTATCCGACTATAGATAGTGCTGTTGTCTGGTATGCATTTCTTTATAGTGCctattctttgttttcttccttcacACAATCAGTTCAAGCAACATCGCCGTCAACATTTTTGTACTGACCCCTGTGGGGTTACCTCACAGGTGTCCCCCCAGGATGCTGGTGACTGGCTGGTCCAGTGAAGGGCCTGGCGCCGCCCTGCCCGGGGCCACCGAGGGGCCCTGCAGGCGCTGGAGCTCCAGTATGCTGTCTATGGCACTCTGTAGATGTTCGCTGAGGATGTTGTCCTCTTGGAAAGGCAGGGACGCGGGGCTGAAGCGCTGCTCCGGCTGAGGGGACACATCCACCTTGTAGCATTTCAGCTTTGGAGCGCCGATGTCTCTGGTGGCAATCTCGAAGCAAACGTCCTCCGGTTCCGTCATCGGAAGGGGAATCGGAGGCTTTGCTTCGGAGTCGGGCACCGTCTGTGGGACCTGTTCTGCGGCGTTACAGCCAAGAGCGCCGTCGGACATTTCGTCTCCGTACTGGGAATGCCGAGGAGCTCCGTTGGTTGCCTGGGGGTGACGTTCATTGACACCTCCGCCGCCGTTTGTCAGCTGCCCCGTGTGGTCCCTCTTGAGTCCCGGATCGCAGGCTGAGTTGTGGATCACTTTGCGAGAGCCTGACTCCTGCTTGATAGTGAGTCTTAGAGCTCCACGTGAGCTGGAGCGGTAGGTCTTCAGTCCTGGGGGTCTTTCGGTCAATCGTGCCCAGGCTGGCGGGGAGGAGGGGCTGCTAGAAGAGTGTGCGTGAGAGAAGCCAGAGGACTGGGCACTGTGAGGGGAAGACGCTGACGTCACCAAAGATGTCATAAACGTTtctggaaggaagaaaaagggAGTGATTGAACAATGTGATCAGCTAGTTTTGGGTACTTTCGCAGATGGTAGTGTCGCAGTCCTCAACATTGGCTTTGGTCACAAGAACGGTCTTAAGACCACATGCGCAACGTCTCGATCTTGTCTTGGACTTGCTGGATTCGCGATTCTTTCTCAAGACCAAACCATCAACATGCTTTATTGTACCCGAGTTTAAGATTCTTTCTGCATTCAAATGCAACCAATAATGTTTTTGCTACTTTGCAAATTCAATGCTAACACCTGTCCTTCTATGTACAGAGTGAGAAAGTAAGAGGGAGAAAtattttccagtgcaaatattcagatgtttattttttttgtttgtttgtttgtttgtacaACATGCAGTGGAAAGTCAAGTCCTCCACCTTCTCACTGTCAGTCACTTAACATTTAGCTGGATCTATCCGTTCTTCAGAGTTGCCTGTTTAATTTGTCACCAGTTAGTCAACTTCTTTCAACGAGTGATCTTTAGTCAGGTGtatgcaaaatatgaatttcgGTTCACTTAAATATTGTAGCAGAGTAAGCTAGTCTAGGGATTACCTCGCTAATGAGCTTCCACAAGGAGATTTACAGACAAGTACATGTTTTGTAATATACCACCAATGACtatataccgtattttccgcactataaggcgcacctaaaaaccttcaattttctcaaaagccgacactgcgccttataatccagtgcgccttatatatggaccaatattgagccacagcAGGTCTcacaactacggtaagcagtcgccgacttcattttcccccgtagaagaagaagtgcgcggtgcacgctgggttttgtgtaaagaccccaaaatggctcctattaagagacacgctgacgacgcagagtttaagctcaaggcgatcagtgacGCAGTAAAACACAGGAATAGAggagcagcgagagaatttaacatgaaccaatcaatggttatagcggaagtggatatatattgtgattgcactaacgtttgatttactgtaacagtatcagactgttttttacatgtttattgaattgaggaaaagttcccctccactatatgttacaccttgctgttgttaaaagataaactgtgtcacaaaaataccacgtcactgattttacctcggggaaaataataaaacagctgtttattcattttgggaatgaatggagttttcagaacactggtttgtaatctattaataaagtttgactgacctatctgactgttttgttgacattccctttatcgcagttccatctaatggatgcataacgtaaccccagcctctactgtagcgtctattccacaggtgtcaaactccagtcctcgagggccgctgtcctacagtttttagatgtgccacaggtacaaaacactggaatgaaatggcttaattacctcctccttgtgtagatcagttctccagagccttaatgacctaattattctattcaggtgtggtgcagcagaggcacatctaaaagttggaggacaccagcccttgaggactggagtttgacacccctggtctattctatgcgccttataatgcggtgcgccttctagtgcggaaaatacggtatatatataaatatatatatatatattttttcacttttctgcaaaattcaccaactgcatAATTCTTGTTAAGTAGTAAGTAGTGTAAgataagtagtatttcaaaagcgCAGaagaaatcttgtttttttaataacaacaaatatttgttgttaatctgttgctaagagatgagtgTGTTTTCTGGTAAGAAAGTGCCACAAAGTTAGCATCTGATTtatacttttgcaaaagtaaaagtcAGAAGGTAgtacattagcacaaacattagcagTGTAATATCCCCCACTACTGGGGGGCAGTGCACAGCCCACCTTAGCAgtagccttttccctaaaataagctttttagctattttgtttATTAGCCACATTTAGCACACTGAATGGAGGAAGCCAATGTAAGACAACGTGCTAGTTATACCCCACATGCCACTGGCagcatttaggctaacattagcattttagctaattttagcttatgcATGTTTAGCTTGTCTTGACCACATTTCTACCAGACACTTTTTCCAGGTCTTTGACTCTGTCCCATCTTTTTAGTTACTGTATCATTTTATTAGAAGAAGACATGCTCTAAAACCCAGGCTGCATGGCGGTGTAGTAGTTGGCACATTTGCATCAAGCTTCGAATACCGACCTTGTATCTGTCTGCATAAAGTTTGCTTGTTCCCACCATGAATGTATGGGTCACCAGGTGCTCTGGATTCTTCCCACAGTCCAGTAAATATGAGTCTTAGGTGAATGTTATATTACTCTAAATTGCAGGCACGTGCATAGGGGAGGAAGGGGGGCTTAATCTCCTACCACTTTTATTCTTGATGCCCTGAGTGCcctttttgaggtttttttttccaaaaaaatgtttttctatttttttttttatttgtatgtcagaaggcctgcttgtgcccctcagcaataatatttagctaaatataataataagaCACAGTACTGCAACTGTCACTGCAAGTCACCTCAAAGCCCCGGATcaatggtctgtgttacaattaaaccatttctaggggcccctgagtgtctggaggcccctgagtgtctggaggcccctgaatggcccctaccagcagctaccgagttttctttgccttgatatctcagtcttataattctaggtctcagaggtttaacatcaaactattatatagagttaaaacccttttgagttttttgaaatataaatcagtctgcagccaggttgttctagaggttaaatagatattattagggcttaattagtaaaatggcagcaattttttttttataacttcataacctttgaccttctctctggtctgtttaacagctacagtctcagatcagctcagatctccaggactgtcagcagcagaaacagaaactttatatctgttggggaaaatatagactagatttgctttgcatttccccgcATGATGACAATAatatagtaggatccaattagattcttgattaatttgggttgttgctatgttgttgtacggagttttaagatcttgttcaatgtgacctttttttaaactttgagcCCCCGTCCCTCCGCAGGTCTCTGCACACGCATATCTAAAGGCTAAATTGCCTTTAgatatgcgtgtgtgtgtgtgtgtgtgtgtgtgtgtgtgtgcttgctcTTCCTGCCCTGTGACGGACGGGCGTCCTGTCTAGAGTGTCACCTGCATCTCGCCCAATGCCTGAGTCTTGCTGATCTCTTGAACTTCATTCATCACTCTGCTGTGATGAATAGGACGTAACACATGGGAATGTCGTCCAATAGTTCCAATTCTACATGAGATGTTAGGTTTAGATTAACAATAACTTCAGAGCCTAGCATCAGCCAGGCCTGACATTTAACAGCTTCCAAGAGCCCCCTTCACGCTTTCTGCTTCTTGATTAccataaaaacacctttaattTCTCCTTAACTTCATGTTAATGTCATCATGATGCCCTCCTCAGCCTCCCCACTGACACGTCTTAATTACTCATTCACACCTGGGAGCTCGACTGGAGCAAAACATGGAGGTCAAGTGCAGTGCCCTGAGGCGCCACTCTGATTATCTAGGAATTTTTAATGTTCTCATACCAGCTGGATACTGTATCCTTTTTGCTCATTAAGAACATCCCTTGCATTATTACTAGCCCCTCACCCGCGGACCGCTTGTGAAAACACTGACCTGGATCTTTGCGAGCCCGCCGTCTCTCCTCCGCCAGCGTGTACCTCTCGGCCTGGAGGAAGAGACGCTCCAGCATCACCATCTCTGCCGACGGACTCTCCTGCTGTGGAAACCGCAGTTGGCATGTCATGTCATCAGTCGTGGAGGTACGGAAGTGGGAGGGGAAactgtttacaaataaaaatctggataGTGTGGTGAGCTTCGCAGAACCCCCGTTTACTGGAGTTACAGCGTCTTGTGAGCACAAATAAAGgctctagatcaggggtgggcaatcctggtcctcgagggccggtgtcctgccaatcttagatgtctccctggtccaacacacttgaatccaataactcaatcacctcctaagtgcagtcaagttctccagagtcctgctaatgacctcattatttgactcaggtgtgttgaagtagagatgcatctaaaagttgcaggagaccagCCCTctaggcctggagttgcccacccctgctctagatgTTCTGAGGTGGTGCAACGTTACCGTGCTATGGCTCACCTGGGTTTCCTTAACCAATAGCTGCCTGTATTTGTTGACCATGTCCTTGGTGCGTTTTAGCAGGAAACCAGATACAGAGTCAAACTCCTGATCCACTGTTGAAAGAGAAATATGTCATTTCCAGGTGAACGTGGACTGCTCAGTATTTTTactgaaagcaaaaaatattttaaaaaatggagaaaacctCTCAAAATAGTGactaaagaaacaacaaatggtTACTTCTTGGTCTTTTCAGACTTTACAAATCAATGCTTGTGAACCTAAGCTGAAGTCGTCTTGAGTGGGCAGGTGACCGGCGCAGGTGTGGTACGGCAGCAGGCGTCTAACGGCGTCTTTCAGAGTGGCGAACGCCGGCCGGGTGAACGGGTTCTGCACGGCTCCGTGGTCcaaacagagctgctgctggaatCTGGAGAAAACGACGAGATCTCAGCGTGACCGTCCACGGTGACGCCGAAAAGGTTCACCTGGCAGCTGGTTTGTGAACAAACGAAAACTACGTTCACTTTTGAACGACGTTTTGTGGGAATTCTTACCTGTGTCTGCGCGTTGCTGGTGTGAGCCTCTCCTCTCGCTGCAGTTCCAGATTATCTGCCAGCTGATAAACAAGTTttcagttaaaagaaaaaaagacaacttggACTCAAGCGTGTATTGAATGTGGAAGGATTGAGACTTTGCTGTATGGTTGTCATATTAAGTGTTGCACCTTTTTGCCGCTGTGCTGGACGGAGCCACACTGGTTGGGAGGCCCCTGAAGTCGATCTGCAGGAGAGGGTGGATGTACATTGAGAGTGTAGCTCTTACTCTCCAAGGCAGCTGTGGGCTCTGGTAAATGACATGATGACAAAGATGACAAATCAACAGCCATAATAACACTGGTCTGATGTAAGCTAATTACAAATTATGTTAATATGATAGTTAAGTCTTCACACAGAGTAGCTTAGGAAAGCATCTGGTTTGGGGGACCCCAAATGAAAATCTACTCAGGGCTCCAAAATGTTTTGGGCCGGCCCTGACGATACTATGTCTGAGTacgcttttttttcttctttttaatagaaaaaagcTGCGGTTGAACTCACTGTTTTGTGTGTGCTGTTGGACAGCAGAGTCGTCTCCCTCGTTGGAGAGAGAAGCGGGCGCAGTCTGCTGCTGAGGCACCGGGACGCTGACATGCAGAGGGGACGGGCTGCGGCGGGCGGGAGTGCAGCTCGAAGACGGGGGCTGGGAGACGGGGGGCTGCACCTGTCCGGGAGGCTGGGAGACACTCTGGACATTCGCCTGGGTCTCCGCAAATAAGCTTTGCGGGACGTGGTACTGGACTGGAGCCTCCATGTGGGCCTGGGAGGCCGACGTCTGAGGCCCAACAGGAGGGGAGAACGTCGCCGGAGCTGGTCTCGCGGCGTCCTGAACCAGAGACGGGGAGCAGATCATCGTCGCgtcttccggttccgagggatGCGGGGAAACCTCACAGTGCCGGCCGGAGATCACGTGAGCGTCCGGTTCAGACGCGGCTCCGCTCCGGGGTGGACTGGCTCCGTCGCTGCCAGCCGGGGAGGTGAGGGGTTCAATCGGAACCACTGGCAGATCTCCGACCAATAATTCAGATGGGATGGGAGAACTAAGCGCTTCCTGCTGAGAAAACCAGACCAGGATTTAAGCCAAATGTGTGATATAAGACACTAATACTCTGAACAAAGCTATTCCTTCTAATTTAGCTTATTATACACAACACAATTGcagttttaaatcatattttcatttttctaattattttgcTCGTCTAATATAAAACGTGTTGACAAAACACAGAATGCTTACACTTCAAGTGTTTGACGGGGTTCGTTcaggtgcttgaaatccttgaatttcATTGAAgagttttaaaggtttaaacaTTTCTTGATTTCTCTATGAAGTCATTGAAAGCgcttaatatttaatttgcacgCTTTTTGAAATGCAAGTACTAAAAATGACTAAACTCCAGAAAACTTAGTAGGaacatttttagagatttttgtaactttctttttatattgTGTCTGAgattttgagataaaaaaaaagcaaggaaaTTTCTAAGCTTGAAAAGTTGAAGATTGCCTGTAAAAACttgtttcaaaagtcaaacatttccaACGTTTGAGAATTTTTGGGGGGAGAATTTCTAAGATTCTCAAGTAAAATCTTGAGATgtcaaaattttcaaaaattttccTTGCAGAGTTTTAACATTTGGAGTCCAGTGTTGTTGTAATGTCACTGTCTAAgagagagacatttcaaaacataaagttttgctgcattttaatttAGCCTGTCCCTGGAGCTGCAGAATGTAAAATAACATTGCAAGACATTATTAACGACAGTAATGATTGTATGTTATATGACATGTTACATGTTATACATGTTATATGACAACGACGTGATATAATAGTGATTtgaaacagtattttttaattcatttgtaCTGTTCTTATCTCCAGTGTGGCACTGGAAactgcttgaattttactgtggaaaAATGAATCCTGTTCTTAGGAGCTTCCTTTTCTTCATGTACTTCCTGCGCTGCTTTGAGCTGGTCTGTCACCCAGAATCCCCcccacaaaacaaaatctacagAAGACGTCGCACGCACTGACCTGTGGCATGTGTTGCATAAAGTCCTGGCTTTGACTCATCGAGTGGGCGACCTCTTCCACGACTTGGCTGAGGTCTGCTGAGGGCATCAGGAGCTTGGGCGTCTCCACAGCTGCTTCAGGGACATGAGGAGGCTCAGGTGGGGGCTGTAAGACCGCAACcacctgaggaagaggaggagaggactGGAGCCCCGCAGAGCCGGGCTGCACAGAGATGTGCTGGACCACGTGTCCAAAGGGCTGCAGGAAAGACGCACCAAAGTTAGGACCCAATTCTCTTCGGTTCAAATGAAGAATAAAGTATGCCTTATTGGGGGTGcaactttttcacttccgatacgaTACGGATATTGCAGCTTTGAGAATTGGCCGATATCGATACGGACCCAATATGATCTCACCATGAATCATACATTATTTTGTAGTGTGGAATGTCAGAGAATGCCTAACCATGTGATATTactcagagaacaaaagtcaacaGTAACAGGCATGAGAACAGCTGAGCCATTTATTGTTAACCAATGGGTCTGCATGCGGAATACAAACATAGAAAAGACGATGCATGAGGACTAATTGCTCGAGTGGAGTGTTTCTAACAGCGTGCTTTAGATGCAGGCTGATATATTCTGACACTCATTTTTTTAGCCGATATCGGACTAATTTCCGATATCAATATTGGATTGGAACAGGCCTGGGTAACCATAGTGAAACACTATGCATAGTCGTCATGTTTATCTTCAGAGTGCTAAGATGCTAAGAGCTCACTTTTTGTAGCTGGTGGAAAGCCTCCTCTGAGCCGCTCCTCTCC
It encodes the following:
- the LOC102224773 gene encoding BRD4-interacting chromatin-remodeling complex-associated protein-like isoform X3, giving the protein MEDEDGTCLLDVLCDPQALNDFLHGTSELQTEDLLISSSSGEPSLFTDAPSPVSLLGDSRDCTDTPPPGCVDLSFLEEALLSSPEGAEDPEAVQPPAEAGCEAKEEEEVGEAEVACDILQQSLQEAEITEQTMALEAGLAQAGDVLSLYPPTPLLSPPAVPFIPKSVTLPVAPTLPRDTQAAVEPPQPSLLAVGPGCPSLKPATPAQLMGLLPGNVFPAPSPDSSFSLSPAQGSSMIIHKAVPGVPNRPLINPTLRATAAPAPGIVLQRAPLPIQPKLPISIQPRLVQISPKPSGQKATSGLTFVPATASSNILLSQAPGQKTVAPQPQPAQQLSKPVSLQLVNQGGSFVLQPQGLFQGQNQFLLPGQCPVTISQPARAVQPLLTPSHQGPSVHGMAASTGQLVDGSQILTVPRRQLNFSPVFTTPTGQLALRQATVLSGSLQLQPAPATVFQMPAQLAGAYAAGGQGQQATLVHSPALGNHITLINSSGVLPQDLTSISIVNGPSVVQGLPFAAQAAAPQAGVTDGQLSLQRASVVLLPERPVQEERSGSEEAFHQLQKPFGHVVQHISVQPGSAGLQSSPPLPQVVAVLQPPPEPPHVPEAAVETPKLLMPSADLSQVVEEVAHSMSQSQDFMQHMPQQEALSSPIPSELLVGDLPVVPIEPLTSPAGSDGASPPRSGAASEPDAHVISGRHCEVSPHPSEPEDATMICSPSLVQDAARPAPATFSPPVGPQTSASQAHMEAPVQYHVPQSLFAETQANVQSVSQPPGQVQPPVSQPPSSSCTPARRSPSPLHVSVPVPQQQTAPASLSNEGDDSAVQQHTQNKPTAALESKSYTLNVHPPSPADRLQGPPNQCGSVQHSGKKLADNLELQREERLTPATRRHRFQQQLCLDHGAVQNPFTRPAFATLKDAVRRLLPYHTCAGHLPTQDDFSLVDQEFDSVSGFLLKRTKDMVNKYRQLLVKETQESPSAEMVMLERLFLQAERYTLAEERRRARKDPETFMTSLVTSASSPHSAQSSGFSHAHSSSSPSSPPAWARLTERPPGLKTYRSSSRGALRLTIKQESGSRKVIHNSACDPGLKRDHTGQLTNGGGGVNERHPQATNGAPRHSQYGDEMSDGALGCNAAEQVPQTVPDSEAKPPIPLPMTEPEDVCFEIATRDIGAPKLKCYKVDVSPQPEQRFSPASLPFQEDNILSEHLQSAIDSILELQRLQGPSVAPGRAAPGPSLDQPVTSILGGHL
- the LOC102224773 gene encoding BRD4-interacting chromatin-remodeling complex-associated protein-like isoform X1, encoding MEDEDGTCLLDVLCDPQALNDFLHGTSELQTEDLLISSSSGEPSLFTDAPSPVSLLGDSRDCTDTPPPGCVDLSFLEEALLSSPEGAEDPEAVQPPAEAGCEAKEEEEVGEAEVACDILQQSLQEAEITEQTMALEAGLAQAGDVLSLYPPTPLLSPPAVPFIPKSVTLPVAPTLPRDTQAAVEPPQPSLLAVGPGCPSLKPATPAQLMGLLPGNVFPAPSPDSSFSLSPAQGSSMIIHKAVPGVPNRPLINPTLRATAAPAPGIVLQRAPLPIQPKLPISIQPRLVQISPKPSGQKATSGLTFVPATASSNILLSQAPGQKTVAPQPQPAQQLSKPVSLQLVNQGGSFVLQPQGLFQGQNQFLLPGQCPVTISQPARAVQPLLTPSHQGPSVHGMAASTGQLVDGSQILTVPRRQLNFSPVFTTPTGQLALRQATVLSGSLQLQPAPATVFQMPAQLAGAYAAGGQGQQATLVHSPALGNHITLINSSGVLPQDLTSISIVNGPSVVQGLPFAAQAAAPQAGVTDGQLSLQRASVVLLPERPVQEERSGSEEAFHQLQKPFGHVVQHISVQPGSAGLQSSPPLPQVVAVLQPPPEPPHVPEAAVETPKLLMPSADLSQVVEEVAHSMSQSQDFMQHMPQQEALSSPIPSELLVGDLPVVPIEPLTSPAGSDGASPPRSGAASEPDAHVISGRHCEVSPHPSEPEDATMICSPSLVQDAARPAPATFSPPVGPQTSASQAHMEAPVQYHVPQSLFAETQANVQSVSQPPGQVQPPVSQPPSSSCTPARRSPSPLHVSVPVPQQQTAPASLSNEGDDSAVQQHTQNKPTAALESKSYTLNVHPPSPADRLQGPPNQCGSVQHSGKKLADNLELQREERLTPATRRHRFQQQLCLDHGAVQNPFTRPAFATLKDAVRRLLPYHTCAGHLPTQDDFSLVDQEFDSVSGFLLKRTKDMVNKYRQLLVKETQQESPSAEMVMLERLFLQAERYTLAEERRRARKDPETFMTSLVTSASSPHSAQSSGFSHAHSSSSPSSPPAWARLTERPPGLKTYRSSSRGALRLTIKQESGSRKVIHNSACDPGLKRDHTGQLTNGGGGVNERHPQATNGAPRHSQYGDEMSDGALGCNAAEQVPQTVPDSEAKPPIPLPMTEPEDVCFEIATRDIGAPKLKCYKVDVSPQPEQRFSPASLPFQEDNILSEHLQSAIDSILELQRLQGPSVAPGRAAPGPSLDQPVTSILGGHL
- the LOC102224773 gene encoding BRD4-interacting chromatin-remodeling complex-associated protein-like isoform X2: MEDEDGTCLLDVLCDPQALNDFLHGTSELQTEDLLISSSSGEPSLFTDAPSPVSLLGDSRDCTDTPPPGCVDLSFLEEALLSSPEGAEDPEAVQPPAEAGCEAKEEEEVGEAEVACDILQQSLQEAEITEQTMALEAGLAQAGDVLSLYPPTPLLSPPAVPFIPKSVTLPVAPTLPRDTQAAVEPPQPSLLAVGPGCPSLKPATPAQLMGLLPGNVFPAPSPDSSFSLSPAQGSSMIIHKAVPGVPNRPLINPTLRATAAPAPGIVLQRAPLPIQPKLPISIQPRLVQISPKPSGQKATSGLTFVPATASSNILLSQAPGQKTVAPQPQPAQQLSKPVSLQLVNQGGSFVLQPQGLFQGQNQFLLPGQCPVTISQPARAVQPLLTPSHQGPSVHGMAASTGQLVDGSQILTVPRRQLNFSPVFTTPTGQLALRQATVLSGSLQLQPAPATVFQMPAQLAGAYAAGGQGQQATLVHSPALGNHITLINSSGVLPQDLTSISIVNGPSVVQGLPFAAQAAAPQAGVTDGQLSLQRASVVLLPERPVQEERSGSEEAFHQLQKPFGHVVQHISVQPGSAGLQSSPPLPQVVAVLQPPPEPPHVPEAAVETPKLLMPSADLSQVVEEVAHSMSQSQDFMQHMPQEALSSPIPSELLVGDLPVVPIEPLTSPAGSDGASPPRSGAASEPDAHVISGRHCEVSPHPSEPEDATMICSPSLVQDAARPAPATFSPPVGPQTSASQAHMEAPVQYHVPQSLFAETQANVQSVSQPPGQVQPPVSQPPSSSCTPARRSPSPLHVSVPVPQQQTAPASLSNEGDDSAVQQHTQNKPTAALESKSYTLNVHPPSPADRLQGPPNQCGSVQHSGKKLADNLELQREERLTPATRRHRFQQQLCLDHGAVQNPFTRPAFATLKDAVRRLLPYHTCAGHLPTQDDFSLVDQEFDSVSGFLLKRTKDMVNKYRQLLVKETQQESPSAEMVMLERLFLQAERYTLAEERRRARKDPETFMTSLVTSASSPHSAQSSGFSHAHSSSSPSSPPAWARLTERPPGLKTYRSSSRGALRLTIKQESGSRKVIHNSACDPGLKRDHTGQLTNGGGGVNERHPQATNGAPRHSQYGDEMSDGALGCNAAEQVPQTVPDSEAKPPIPLPMTEPEDVCFEIATRDIGAPKLKCYKVDVSPQPEQRFSPASLPFQEDNILSEHLQSAIDSILELQRLQGPSVAPGRAAPGPSLDQPVTSILGGHL